The genomic segment TTTAATAGcctattaagaaaaaaaaaaaaaaaagtatgtgtacATTCAAAACAAATCAATAACAGTCCAGATCCTTGAAATACACGGTCCAGATAGGATCACATCTCTGCAAAACTGTCAAATGAAAGCAAAAATCATCTTTTTATTTACAAGATTATGTGTGGCCTTCACTCATTAAGGAAGACACTGCAGTACATTCACTTGCAATAACTCAAACACTTCCacttctgtattttatttacacaaCTCACATTTTAAAGGGGGATGAGTAATTTCCACAAGAGGAGAAATGCACATGTTAAAAGAAATGCTGAAGAAATGCAGAGTTAACATGCAAAATGATTACATTATTGGTCTCCCTGTTACATCTGCGAGTTTTTCAGTGACTTCCTTCGTATGGACTCTGAGGAGTCGTCATTGAAAAGTCGGTCAATGGTGGAGACCAGAGAAGCTTTGATGGCACGGCCTAAGCCTCTGGCAGCAAACACGTAGAGCACGGGGTTCAGGGCGCTCTTGATGTACACCAGGTACAGAGATATGTATCTACCATAGCGTGCTGACTTATACAGAGAGTCAGATTTTGCCAAAGCCTGTATAAATCGACAAACAAAAAAGGGCACCCAGcaggtgaggaagaggagcattGTGAAAAAGAGCACATGGTACATCCTTGTCATCTTGCGTGCCATTGAAGGAGTGGAGGAGGTGGGTGTTGGAGGTGAAGCTCTCCTAATAGTGAGCAAAACAGCCAGGTTACTTCCCAGGAACACCAGCATGGGCAACATGAAACCTGCTAAAGTTTCTATTACGAACAAAGTCGTATTATGCCCTTCGCTCTCCAAGCAAAGGTGTTTCCCATCAATCTCCTTCAGGAGAGCGAAGTAGAGGTAGGGGCTAGACAAGATGGTAGCCGTCAGCCATATGAGACCACAGGCCAAAGGGACGGCCCAAGCTGGCCGTCGCAGTCGAGCCCACACTGGCCTCAGCAGGCACAAGCATCGTTCCAGAGCCACAGCGCAGAGGAGGAAAGCAGAGGCGTACAATCCCAGGACCCGCAGGAACATGATGATGCGGCAGAAGGTGACCCCAAACGGCCAGCTGTAGTTGTGAATGAGAAAGCCCAACATGAGAGGGGTCCGCAGGATCAGCACCAGATCGGCCAGGGCCAGGTTCAGGACATAGACACGGAAACTGCTGGCAGCACGCGTCTCCTCATTACTGCCTCTACGCACCACATGACGATGACTCCGCAATCCGAGTGCCCAAACCACGAGCCCATTCAGAGGCGCGCCCACCTTTAGGTACCAAGACAACCAGGTTGCAGTTAGGCTCAGGGAATTTTACAGCAACTTGACATTTTGCAGGAATTTATGTAATTGCTTGTTATGATGGTTCATTCTGTGAAACTGATATGAAGATGGAGCCAACAGCTGGTCTTATTTAATGAGCTCTGGTGGCTTTTTCAGCCTTTGCATGACAATCATCATTTACATTGAGCAGGCTCCCTGCCTGTTGTAGCTGCAGTACATGGAGCATTTACTCCACAGGTATATATGTAAATGGAACTGATACTGAATGTGAATTTTACATCGGAAATGATTCCTGAACTGAAAgttcaaaaaaagaagaagatttctCACCACGAAGATAAGCAGCGTAACTGCAATTTGTATTCCCCTTGAGGCCTCTGCCTGCCAGGTGCTGCTGTTGAAGCTAGATAGGTTTCCTGCCTGTGTCCCATTCATGCCAGCCATCGGGCCGATGCGAAACTGGAGATGGGCTGTAATGCAGCACGTTAGTTAAATACAGAAAGTACTGCGGCTGTTTGTCAATAAACAATTTCATCACTGATGGAGAAGGAAAATGTGCAACTTTTGCACtgaaagacagatttcacatgTGCTGGTTGCCTAAAATGTTGACAAGCTGATGTCCACACCACATAGCAAGATGACACCGCAAACTTCCTTCTGTTCATTTGCTCATCTTTGCATTGTTTCTTAAAGTTACGTTCCTTACTTAAGAATAGGAAATGTGCATTACCGCAACAAAGTGAGTGCAGCACTCGAGTCTGAATCACCTGGGtgggtgtttttaaaaaatcatctaTCACTTAGGTGGCATTTTCTAATTGGATGAATAATCATAACCACTGTACTCTAACTTTGAAAATGTTGTGGTTTTCAGTGCAAATATCAGCTTTTTCTCAACAGGCAGTTTGACCTTATGTTCTGCTTTTTGTTTCCATGGTGTcattaataaaaacatgaaagcacAGCACACATCAGGTGCAACAGCAATGATTAACAAGAAAGGAATCTGCTACACGTACATTCATTCAACCCCGGGGTCTGCTAttctgctgctgcatgcaaaCATTCCTCCTCAGTGAACTTACATCCCTCGTATGAATTAATTTTTCACAGCAAAAGTGAATTTCTGCTTTCACAAATCATAGAAAATTTTCTCTCTCCATGCTAAGCATTAAAAGCAGTGAGCAGCATCTGTGCTGCAACTGACTCCATTTTTAGTTTGCTGCCCGTACTAACCTGATCAGTACTAACATGCACCACAGTTTATCAGTAGCTGTGAATCAGTAGAGATTAAAAGCTTTGAAGttggtgttttaaaaaaataaaaatacaattaaaatctAAAAGCAGGATTCAAATTGAAATGCTAATTCAAAGACTTCTTTACTCACCTCCTTTACTTGAGTTGTGGGTGGAAGAAGTGGAGGAGCATATCAATAAAAAGGGAGTGCCTATCTGCCTGACTCTAgcgatttctctctctctctttcctgccTGTGATTgcaacacacagacacgcactcCTTCCTATAACCATATTTACAACATTTAAGAGTAAATCATACTTTTCTTCTGATAGTGAAAAGCCATTTCAAGTGTTTCCCCCCTGGCTTTATCAGCTGATTTACATGAGTAGTTGTTAACCTCAGAGGCATAAAAGGTAATAACTGAATGAGATAGAACTGCCTCTTCTTCCCCCCAAAATCTAAAGAGCAACAAagcatttcttttttcactgaTTTCACATCATTTTCTTTACAGCAAAGTAGCTCATTTAGTGATGTAGCTACTCTAATTTGCcacaaagttgtttttttgtttgtttttttccattttattacattttggtgggcactttctttttcacatctgACTGTGAGAGGAAACATACCCCAGCTGTTCTTGAGCTTGCGGTGTTGCGTTCAGATATTCATCAATCTAGATGTCTATTTACTTTACTTCCTTTTCGTTTATGTCTGCCACATTGTTTTGCGTTTCTCTGTGTGGAGTGGATGATAAGATCATTTTTAAACACCTGAAAAAATAGTTTTGGACTTGATAAAAGCTTTCAGTCTACATCAAAACGACGACACACACTAATTTTAACAAAACACATGAAATGAACGTTGATGAGCCAAAAGGATCTGTCGTTAGTAACGAGGAGAGCACAATCAAACTGATATTGCTACTGAAAATTAATTTTAGCTGATTCTTATtattttcagctgtgtttgtgtctaGGGTCAGCTGCTCTAGCTAATCAGGGACTCTGGTTTAATACTTTGGCCGGCTGGTTGATGAAGGTGCTCCTCACAGCAAAACACTCTCGTGATAATTGAAAATTATTAATTCAAGACAGCTTTCTGCTTTCACGAGACGCTCCAGATCACGCCTGTGCGTGCCGTTTGACGTTTACTTGCAGAGGCTGGGACTAGAGCCTTCCTGAGGTAGGCTCGGCGTGTGAAAAGTGAAATCGGCTCACATTAAACCTGCAGTCTTGCTAATTAGCCAGCAGGGTACGTAGTGTAAAACAGGAATGTCAAATTCATTTTACATcgtgggccacatacagcccattTTCATGTAAAGTGGGCGGGAGCGGTGGTAACGTTTTATGATAGTTCATTGCACAGGCTGATCTGTAATTATAAAAAAAGTTATTGTTAATTAACTGCAGATTCACTAATAGTAGAAAAACAGGAACTTCACTGAAATGTAATTGCTTATCTCTTAGTTAATCACTTTGGTGTAATTTAAATACCGCTGGCAATGAGCAGTTTTTATCAATAGGAAAAGCTGTTTATGAACACCTTATAAAATTTCagttaaaagttcaaaatctATGCATGTCTTCACATCTTATAAAGTCAGTGGGCCGGATTCAAGTCTTCGATGGGCCAGTTCTGGACCCTGGGCCTTATGTTAGACACCCCTGGTATAGAAGTCT from the Oreochromis niloticus isolate F11D_XX linkage group LG1, O_niloticus_UMD_NMBU, whole genome shotgun sequence genome contains:
- the LOC100711569 gene encoding C3a anaphylatoxin chemotactic receptor, with the protein product MAGMNGTQAGNLSSFNSSTWQAEASRGIQIAVTLLIFVVGAPLNGLVVWALGLRSHRHVVRRGSNEETRAASSFRVYVLNLALADLVLILRTPLMLGFLIHNYSWPFGVTFCRIIMFLRVLGLYASAFLLCAVALERCLCLLRPVWARLRRPAWAVPLACGLIWLTATILSSPYLYFALLKEIDGKHLCLESEGHNTTLFVIETLAGFMLPMLVFLGSNLAVLLTIRRASPPTPTSSTPSMARKMTRMYHVLFFTMLLFLTCWVPFFVCRFIQALAKSDSLYKSARYGRYISLYLVYIKSALNPVLYVFAARGLGRAIKASLVSTIDRLFNDDSSESIRRKSLKNSQM